GCGGGTTCGTATGCCAGCGAACGTAAACTGGAACAGTCGTTCTGGCGGCATTTGAAATGATAGAACTCAATCGTTTGAGCACCCAATTTGACCCCGCAGATCCCCTCGACTGGATCATCGTGGGTGCGTTGGTATTGGTGCTGTTTAACTCAATCAGGCTAATTGCCGGCAACCAGGCGCTTACATTGCGGAGAAAATGGATTCGGGCCGCTTTGCACCTCCTGCTGCTGGGGGTGTCGCTAGCTTATTTTCTCCAGCCCAAATGGCGCGTTCCGGTGGATGCCAAACCGGTGGTGATCGCGGATTCCAAGGTGTCGGCCGATTACGTGAATCACCTGAGGGATAGCCTTCATCTCCCGGAAGTGATTCGGGCCAGCGCTTTCGATCAGTCGATTCGAAACCGGCTTTTGGCAGGTAAGATTGATTCGGTTATTCTGGTGGGGTCGGATTTTTCGCCGGATGTGTTGGGGCAGCTTAGCCGCCAAAGCCTTCACTGGATTCCGGACGATCGGCCCGATCAGGTACGGCTGATTCGCTGGAAAGCGGTGCCGCGGAAAGGCGAGCTACAAACCGTAAGCGGCACGATGCAATCCTCCCAGGAACAGGTGCTTAAGCTGCGGTTTGGGAGCCAGACGCTCGATAGTTTACGTTTAAAGCCCGGCTTCACGGCGTTCAGCCTTCAGTTCCCGGTTTTTTCGCAGGGGCGCACCGCCGTTGAATTGGTTCTGAACCAACAAACGCTCGATACACTCCGCTTTTTTGCCCGCAAACCCGCTTCGGTGTCGTATCAGTTTATACTGGAAAGTCCGGATTTTGAAACCAGGACCCTGGCGGATTGGCTGGGCAAGAAGGGCTATTCCGTGCAGCTGACATCAACGCTTTCCAAGGACATCACCACCCGCGTGTCGATCAACCGCCCGGTCACCCCGGATGTAATCATCACCGATCCGGCCAACGCAACCAACCCGCTAGTTAGAAAAGCCGTGGCGCAGGGCAAGCCCGTCCTGTTCATGAACGGAGCCGACCCGGAAGCCGATTGCAAAGCCATCAACCGGGCGCTGGGGACCACCTGGCAGGTAAAGAAAATTTCAAACGAGGCAACGGTTTCGCTCAGCAGCGGTGTTCAGGCGCTGCCGTATCAGTTCCGTGAAGCCCGTCACCAGCTTCCGGTGACGGGTTATCCGGTGGCGGTGCAGAAAACAAACGCCAGCATCGGTTTCAGTCTGCTGAATGAAACGTTTCCGCTGAAATTGAGCGGTGACAGTCTGACGTATGACCGGATCTGGACAGCGATTCTGAACGAACTGCAACCGGCTTCCCGAAACAACATCCAGCTCGAAGCCCCGGTTTTCAGCGGTCTTCAGTCCGTCATTCATTTTAACAACTGGCCCGGCAAACCGGCGGGTGTTCATATCGGGGGCGATACCGTCCGGCTGGCTTATTCGGCCCTCAACGGTCTGTCGGCGGAGGTTGCCTACCGGTTTGGCGGGGCGGGTTGGCAACCGGTTCAGGACTCTCTGGAAGTGTACGTGAATCCGCCGAATAATAAAATTGGCTTCGGCACCCATCTGATAAGCGCGTATGTCAAGGCCCGTTCGGCGGAAGAAAATGGGTCCAGACCCGCCGGGGAGCGTTGGCTGGCCGTTGAAATTCCGAACTGGATCTGGCTTCTGCTGTTCCTGGGTTGTCTGACGGCGCTTTGGATCGAACCCAAATTTAGCATTTGACCTCTCATAAAATTCCAGTAGCTTTGCGGCTGGTTTTAGCTTTAAATCTTACGTACAATGCCCTATCTATTCACCTCAGAGTCAGTTTCTGAAGGACATCCGGATAAAGTTGCGGATCAGATTTCTGATGCATTGATCGACCACTTTCTGGCTTACGATCCCTCGAGTAAGGTTGCCTGCGAGACCCTCGTAACAACCGGTCAGGTGGTTTTGGCCGGAGAGGTTAAAACGTCTACGTACCTCGATGTGCAGAAAATTGCGCGGGAAGTAATCAAGCGGATCGGGTATACCAAGAGTGAATACATGTTCGAAGCCGATTCATGCGGCATATTATCCGCCATTCACGACCAGTCGGCCGACATCAACCAGGGTGTCGAGCGTTCGAATCCGGAAGACCAGGGCGCGGGTGACCAGGGGATGATGTTTGGCTACGCGACCAACGAAACGGATAATTACATGCCGTTGCCGCTCGATCTGGCCCACAAGATTTTGCAGGAACTGTCGTACATCCGCAACCACGAAACGGATATTTTGACCTACCTGCGGCCGGATGCCAAGTCGCAGGTGACAATTGAATACAGCGACGATGACAAACCCGTTCGCATTGATACGATTGTGGTTTCGACCCAGCACGACGATTTCGGGACGGATGCCGTGATGCTGGAGCGTATTCGCGAAGACATTATCAACGTGGTCATTCCGCGGGTGAAAGCCCAGTTGAAGCCGGAATTGCAGACCCTGTTTACCGACAACATTACGTATTATATCAACCCGACGGGCAAGTTTGTGATCGGCGGGCCGCACGGGGATACCGGTCTGACGGGCCGTAAAATCATCGTCGATACCTACGGTGGCAAGGGAGCCCACGGCGGAGGAGCTTTCTCCGGTAAAGATCCCTCCAAAGTAGATCGCTCGGCGGCTTATGCCACGCGGCACATCGCCAAAAACCTCGTGGCGGCTGGTCTGTGCGACCAGGTACTCGTTCAGGTTTCCTACGCCATCGGGGTCGCTAAACCGTGCGGTTTGTACGTCAATACATACAATTCGGCCAAGGTGGACATGACCGACGGCGAGATTGCAACCAAAATCGAAGAAATTTTCGACATGCGCCCCTACGCCATCGAGCAGCGTCTGAAACTGCGCAACCCGATCTATTCGGAGACGGCGGCTTACGGACACATGGGTCGTCAGAACCAGGTGGTGAAGAAAGTGTTTGGTACCAACGGTAACGCAAAAGAAGTAGAAGTGGAGTTGTTTACCTGGGAAAAACTCGACTACGTTGATAAAATCAAAGAAGCCTTTGGTTTGTAAGAGCGTTTTGGGCCACGGTACAAAACAAAAAAGCCGTCTCGAAGAGACGGCTTTTTTGTTGGCGTGCAGCTCCGTTAAAAATCGATGTCGTCGTTAACAACACCCATTTCTACCAATTCTTTTGAATCTTTGATCTGCTGCACCGAGATGTTCCGTTGCTTATCTTTATGACGTTTTAGCTTGTTTTTCAGAGTATCCAAAACCATGTCCGTTGCTTCTTCGAACGTAGTTCCCTGTTGCTGAACGAAAATGGAATCTCCTGGTATCAGGAGTTTAACCTCGACAATTTTGTGTTTAATCCGACTGCTTTCACTTCCTTCCAACCTCAAATAAACTTCACCGTTTACAATCCGGTCGTTGAAGGTATCTAACTTGTTCAGTTTTCTTTGAACGAAATCCAGCAAGCTTTGATCTGCTGTAAAATGGACGCAATGAATTTGAATTCTCATACGTGTCGCATGGTTTAAAGTAAAACAAAGGATCCACGAACTACCTAAGTTTAGAAATCCGGCTGACAGTGTCAAGAGGCTGCCCGAAATATCCAACTTAGGATATTATACAAATCAATACGAATTATATCTCACGCTTCAGCACGCTTTGTTTATCGGCTTAGAAGCCAGCCGTGGTGCAGCAAAAATTCTTCTTATTGTCTAATTCTCCAATCTGATAAATCAGTCAGGAAGGTGATTTTTTGCAGTGTTTTGCACGGATTTTACGTGTTAACGACCTCTCCGCCGTTGACATGCATCACCTGACCGGTCATGTAAGAGGCATCCTCGGAGGCTAGAAAAACAAAGGCCGGGGCCACTTCGGCCGGTTGTCCGACGCGTTCCAGGGGCGTATCTTTACCAAATTTGGCGATTTCTTCTTCCGTTTTGGTCGAGACAATCAGCGGGGTCCAGATCGGGCCGGGTGCCACGGCATTAACCCGGATGCTGCGTTCCACCAAATGCTGCGATAACGAACGCGTAAAGGCCGTTACGGCCCCTTTTGTCGATGCATAGTCGATCAGCGCTTTGCTGCCCCGGTACGAAACAACCGAGGTGGTATTGATGATGCAGTCGTAGGCACCCATGTGGGGCAGCGCCTGCTTGACCAGCCGAAACATCGCCAGAATGTTGAGTTCAAACGTTTCGATCAATTGCTGATCGCTGATGTCCGTAAACTCCTTCTGTTCGACATGGTTGGCGGCATTGTTGACCAGGATGTTGATGTGGTGGTATTGGTCGACAACCTGGCTGACTACTTGTCTGATAAATGACGGGTTTCGCAGGTCGCCGGCAAGCAGCAGACACCGTCTGCCTTCGGCTTCCACCAGGCTTTGGGTTTTCTGGGCATCCTCTATTTCGCGGGGGTGGTGAACGATGGCCAGATCGGCCCCTTCGCGCGCAAAATGCACCGATACCGCCCGGCCAATACCGCTGTCACCACCCGTGATCAGGGCGATTTTATTCTGTAATTTTCCGCTGCCTTTGTAGTCGTCCCGGATGTAAATCGGCTGCGGATGCATCTCGCTTTCTAAACCCGGCTGGGCATTCTGACGCTGGGGCGGAGTTTCGAGTTCTAGGTTCATGCTGGTTGTCTGGTTAAATCAGGCGTTGATGATCGTACCGCCGTTGGGGTGAAGCGTCTGGCCGGTAACATAACTGGCATCGGCTGATGCCAGATAAACATAGGCCGGAGCTACCTCGCTGGGCTGGCCGGGGCGCTTCATCGGCACATCCTGACCGAATTGGGCCACCTGCTTCGCGTCCACCGAAGCCGGATTGAGCGGGGTCCAGATCGGACCGGGAGCAACGCCGTTTACCCGAATTTTCTTTTCCGCCAGATTCGACGACAGGGCTCGCGTGAAGCTCATGATGGCGCCCTTGGTGGCCGAATATTCTGGCAGGTCGGCGCGGCCCTGGTAAGCTGTTACCGACGTTGTGTTGATGATGCTGTCGCCTTCGCTGAGGTATTTGAGCGACGCCCGCGTAACCCGAAAAAACGAATAAATGTTGATTTCGAAGGTATTGACCAGGTCCTCGTCGGTCATGTCCTCAAACCGCTGATGGGCGAGCTGTAACCCGGCGTTGTTGACCACAATGTTGAGTTTGCCAAACCGCCGGACGGTATCCTCCGGAAGCCGCTCGCAGTACGACGGATCGCGCAGATCGCCGGGCAGCAAGAGGCATTGTTGCCCCTCCCGTTCCACCAGTTCACGAGTCCGCTGCGCGTCTCCTTCCTCGCGTGCGGTGTAAGCAATGGCGACATCGGCACCTTCGCGGGCGAAATGAACCGCCACGGCCCGGCCAATACCGCTGTCGCCACCCGTAATCAATGCCACTTTCCCTTTTAATTTCCCGGAACCGACGTAGGTGTATCCAATCACCTTCGGTTGCGGATCCAATTCGCTCTCCAAACCAGGTTGAATGTCCTGATGCTGGGGCGGAATCTTCGTTTCCATAACGTTTTTGCAGTAGTTGAGTAAATCAGAAAGCTGATTAGACAGGCGGGGAAAACCGAGGAGGAAAAGACAAAATGAGGATTTCCGCAGGGGGATTCTTCACGTCTCTCGTCTCACTTCTCACCCGTTTTGTCTACCTCTAACAACCCGAATCCGGCCGTATTGATTGAATTCTATTATCAAACGGGACAAGAAAAAAGCCGAATGTTTATGAACATTCGGCTTTCGGTCAACCTGCGGTCGATTGGTCAGACAATTTTCTGCGGTATTTCGGCCGTCAGTGCTTCCCAGATTTTGTCGTAGACCTCAACGGCCGGGATCGGGGTTGTACTCGACTGCCCTTTGCGGGAGGAAACAAAAACCGGGTGGTTGGCGGTTGGCGTTCCGACGCGGCCGTGGGAGCCTTTGATCAGCGTGGCATCCAGCGGAATCACGTTCATCAGGTAGCGGAATCCCAGCTTTTTGCGGATCAGTTTGTAACCGGCTTTCAGCTTGATCAGTGGGTTGGCCGGGTCCATAAACATCTCGACCGGATCGTAGCCGGGCTTGCGGTGAATATCAACCAGCCGGGCGTAATCCGGGGCTTTCGCGTCGTCGTTCCAGTAATAATACGTAAACCAGCTATCCGCGTCGGCCATGAGCACCAGGTCCCCCGAACGCTCGTGGTCCATGTGGTATTTCTGTTTACCGGCTTCGTCCAGAATCAATTCGATGCCGGGCGTTTTCTCCAGGATCGAACGAACCTGAGCGGCACAGGACGGGTCGTTGATGTAAACGTGGGCCACCTGGTGGTCGGATACGGCAAACGCCCGCGACGCGCCCGCATCAAGCAATTCCAGACCCTGTTCAACCCGGACGTTGATCAATCCGGCTTCCCGCAGCAACCGGTTCGGGTGAATCGGGCGGCTCACGTTCATAATACCGTATTCTGACAAAATGATGATTTCCGCGCTTTGCCGCTCGTAATGTTGAATCAGATCCTTGAGAACGTCGTCGATTTCGTGCAGTTCTTTAGCGCTTTTGGCCGGGTCCTGCCCAAACTTTTGCAGGCAGTAATCCAGGTGCGGCAGGTAGATCAGCGTCAGCGTCGGGTTATGCCAGCGATCCACGAGCAGCGACGCATCGGCAATCCAGCGGGTGGATTTGATGTTGGCGTTGGGCCCCCAGAAGTTAAAGAGCGGAAACGTGCCGAGTGCATCCTGAAGACGATCGCGCAGGTCGGAAGGGTGGGTGTAACAGTCGGGAGCTTTGACGCCGTCGGCGTGGTATTGCGGGCGCGGTGTTACCGAGAAGTCGGCGGACGAATACATATTGTACCACCAGAACATCTTTGAAACCGTAAACGAGGGGTCGAGTTGCCGGGCGCGTTCCCAGATTTTTTCGCCACCGACGAGCTTGTTCGACTGCTTCCAGAATTTGATTTCGGAATCGGTCCGGTCGTACCAGCCGTTGCCGACAATGCCGGTTTCGGTGGGCCATTTTCCCGTTACGTAGGTCGACTGAACGGCGGTGGTAACGGCGGGAAGCATGGGTTCGATGGACGAAAGCTGCTTATCGGCCACCCAGTTTTTCAGAAAAGGCGTATGTTCGCCGATCAGCGAAGCCGACAAACCCACCACGTCGATGACTACGGTTTTTTTCATGATATCTGCTTTAGTACCCACTCCAGTTCCCGGCCAATCGAATCGTTCAGCCGCATTTTGAGATCTTCGGGCAGCACTTCCCACGTGTAGGTTTCCACTTCCAGCTGCTCCGTAAACGGTTTTTCCCGCTGTAGCCGCAGCACGTCCGTAATGTCATCCTGCGTGGATTGGAGTAGCCCGTAATCATCCACAAAAAGCGGGACGTGAAAGTGCGACCGCCATTCAACGTGCGTTTTATCAAAAGCCAACAGGGCTTCCGGTAAATCCGGATACCGGAGTAAGTCACCCGTGTCGTTCAGAACTACAACCTGGTGCAGATACGTTGGTTCGTTGAATTGCCGGAATTGATCCAGAACGGCTTCGCGGCTGTTTCTTTCGACCGGAAACGTAGCTTTCAGGGCCGCGCTGATCTGGATTTTGCCGACTTTCAGGTCGTTATCCTGCATCTTTTTCAGCACGTCTTCCGGGCGTTCGTAGCCCACGGCAAAGTGGCAGACGTCGTAGCACAACTGCACGTGTTCGCGCAGGGCCGCTTCGCATTCGCCCGCCGACCAGCCGAATTCGTCGTTCAGCCGCTCAATACCGATGGGCAGCAGGTACAGGTTAAACCATTCGATAAACTCGTCGGCCGTTTCCAGCAGGCCGTCGGGTTCGGGTTCAATGTCGAGGTGGAGACTGATGCCTTCCTGCTGCTTGATCCGGACAAGTTCTTCCACCACCGTCAGCATCCGTTGCGTGGTGGCTTCAAAAGCCAGATCGCGCTGGTCCCGATTGCTCCACTGAAACCAGTAACGGTAAGAGAGCGGTGAGGTTGAAATGCCTGCTTTGGTAAGCGGAACCGAGGAATTGGCCCTGACCAAAGCCGCCAGCAGGTGAAAAAGCCGGATGGTGTATTCAACCCGTTCGGACGTACGCCAGTCGGGCGCGTGCACCTGATCTTTAACCCGGGTGTTGTGAAACCCGCCGTACGGAAAGCCGTTCATCGTGTAGACGTAGCAGTCGTTGTCGGCCAGCCATTGCTTGAATTCCTGCAACCGGTCGGGATGGGTCAGGTCCTCGCAGGCGATGTTCGACAGCCGCAAGCCGATGCCAAACGGAGCGTCGGGTGAAAGCTTTTGTTTGAGGGCCGGAATGGCCTGTTGCAGCGCCAGAAAGTGGTCGGTCCAGTGTTCCCCGGCGTGGATGTTGGTGCAGTAACCTAAGTGACCAAGCGGAGTTTTCATGCGGGCTGAATTTCGTCTTCTTTCAGAATGCCAATCACTTCGCGAATCAGGCTCAGGTCCATTTCGTGCACTTCCCGACCGGTACCGATGGCCGTCAGCAGCATGATGGTCAACTGACCGCCCAAGTGCTCCCGAAATTCGTTCAAACCGTTCAGAACACCGTCGCCGTCGAGGGCGGGGTGGAACAACGAGAAACCGAGGGCGCGTTCCAGGTTCAGAATGCGGGTCGTGTCGGCTTCGCTGAGCCAGCCCAGCCGCTGCGAATAGAGGCTGTCGAGGGCAATACCGATGGCTACGGCTTCCCCGTGACGAATCTCAAAATGGGTCAGTTGCTCGAGTTTGTGGGCGCTCCAATGGCCGAAATCCAACGGCCGGGAAGAGCCCATTTCAAACGGGTCTCCGCTGGCGATGTGGTTCAGGTGCAACTCGGCGCAGCGGTGAACCAGGTACTGCATCGCGTCCAGGTCGCGGCCGGCCAGCTTCTCGGCGTTCGTTTCCATCCACTCAAAAAAAGCCTGGTCTTTGATCAGGGCCACTTTAATGGCTTCGGAAATACCCGCCCGCCAGTCGCGGTCGTCGAGGGTGGTCAGAAACTGGGAGTCATTAAAAACCGCGATGGGTGGGGCAAACGAGCCCAGAAAATTTTTCTTTCCGCGGTAATTGACACCGTTCTTGACGCCAATGCCCGAATCGTTCTGCGACAATACCGTGGTCGGAATCCGGATGTGCCGGATGCCCCGGTGCGAGATGGCGGCTACGTAGCCCACCAGGTCCAGAACGGATCCGCCCCCAACGGCTACTACGTACGAATGCCGGTCGATACCGTGCCGATCTATTGCATCAACGAGCTGTTCAACCAGTGCCGGATCGTTTTTCGAAGCTTCTCCGCCAGGAATGACGATCAGATCGGGGATAAGATCAACGATCGAGAGATTCGCAAAATAGGCTTTGATCTGATTCAGTAACTCGGGATGGCTGGCGGTAACTCCCTCATCCAGAATAAATAACAGTTTCTTGCGGAAACCTTCTGAATGATTTTTTTTCAGGAAATTAAGGAAGGACAGGTTACTCGTTTCGAATAGACGGTCGGAAAAGTAAACATCGTATGTAAACCGAACGCTAAAGGTTTGGTGAAGGGTATTCATTCCTCGCAATAGTGATTTATAAAAATGTAAAGTTACTAAAAAACAAAAAGAGGTTTGCCTTTTAGAACACACAATTGCAGGGATACGTTCGGTTAGGTTACCGCAAATACCTTGGCCAGCAGCCGCGACAACGGCAAAAGACAAACGACTAGCATGGCCAGCGGGAACGAGGCAAAAGCCGCCACCCAGGCCGCATTCATCACAATCAGAGAAAGAACCCCTGCTTTGACGGCCATGCCAATGTTGGGTCCGGCGGGTTCACGAACGGCGCGCCAGAGGGGCGGAAAAATAAAGTAGCCGAACAGAAGAAGAAACGGAAACGCCGTACCAAACTGGTCCTTCCGCTGGGCAATGGCCCCGATGCACCCGATAACCAGGCCGTACAACAAGCCCGCCATGCGCAGCGTAACGGTATTTCCACCGTGCACTTCACCCCGGCTGATCATGGTAATGGCGGCAATGTAAATGATCGGGATCAGACCCAGCGCACCCCAGACAAAAACCTGATCGGGCAGAATACTGATGCCCAGCGCCAGATTCAGACCCCGGCACAAACCCATGTTCAGCGGCCCCAGGATGGCGTTGTGTTTCCCGAATTTGTCATAAACCAGCGACGCGACGGCAATGGCAACGGCCAGCCAGCCCGCCGTTGGGTTGACCATCCAGGCGGCCGCAATACCAATTGCTAACAAAATGACGGCCAGCGACGTGGCAGCCCCCAAACTGACCTGCCCGCTCGGAATGGGGCGCTCCGGTCGTTCAACCGCGTCCAGTTCGGCGTCGAAAACGTCGTTGAAGACCACGCCCCCTCCGTATAGTCCCACCGTTGACAAACAGAGCCAGACCACCGGCGCCGGGTCAGCGTCCAGAATGAGGAAGTAACCGGCAATGGCCATGCCCGCCATCACATCGGCAATGGCTGTAATCAGGTTCGCAGGACGGGTTAGTCGGAGAAGCGCAAGAAGCATGAGTTTGAATGATGAATGATGAACGATGAATGAGTGTTCGCTTTCGCGCAATTCATCGTTCATCACTCCTCATTATTTAATGATTGTCGAGGATTTGTCCACTCTCGGCGCCTGACCCCCGCGGAGGACGGAGCTTCCGTTGTAGCGCTGGCTCTGGTCGATGTCAATGGGTTGCTCCAGCTCTTCGGCGTTAAGCTGACCGCTCTGGGCGAAAGCCGTCACCGCGTTCTGGAACGTAACGAGCCGGATGGTGTCGTCGGCAATGCCGCGTTCTTTCATCAGGGCCGCCGTTTTGGGCAGTGCCAGCGGATCGCTGATGCCCCAGTCGGCCGCGGAATTGATCATGATCCGCTCCGGACCGTACTGTCTGACGACCTCCACCATGCGCTCGTTGCCCATTTTGGTGAACGGGTAAATAGTGAAACCCGCCCAAAAGCCCCGATCCAGCACTTCCTTGACGGTTTCTTCGTTGTTGTGGTCGACAATCACCATGCTGGGGTCCAGGCCGTGTTCGATGGCAATGTCCATGCTGCGGCTGGTGCCCTGTTTTTTGTCGCGGTGGGGCGTGTGAATCTGGACCGGTAAACCGGCTTCTTTGGCCAGTTCCAACTGGGCGCGGTAGTATTTTTCTTCGGCGGGTGTCTGGTCGTCAAAACCGATTTCGCCCACGCCGACAACTCCTTCCTTATAGATAAACAACGGCAGGATTTCCATAACCTGCTCGGCCAGAGCCTCGTTGTTGGACTCCTTGGAATTTAGGCCGATGGTGCAGTAATGCCGGATACCGAATTGCGACGCCCGAAACCGTTCCCAGCCCACCAGACTGGCAAAATAATCGCGGAACGAGTCGACTCCGGTGCGCGGCTGGCCGAGCCAGAAGGCGGGTTCGATGAGGGCCACGATGCCGGCGTCGGCCATGGCCTGGTAATCGTCAGTGGTGCGGGAGGTCATGTGAACGTGCATGTCGAAAAACTTCATGCCCCGCACAGTATCTAGAAAACTCATGGTTTTGTTGACTTATCGAAAAAGCAAAGGTAGTGGACCGGTCTACGAGTTGCAAGCAGATTTATTTTGGAGAATTATTAGAAAGTGATTAAGAGCCGTTGCCTTTTTATCAAAACCGAAGGCAAAAACGTTTAGTTAATAAGAGACGACAATCCAGTTGTTGTCTACTAAAAGTTACGTTGCACCCTTTTGTTAGTTAACTAACCATGAAGATTACATTTCAGATTCTGCTGTGGGTGAGTATATGCGTAGGGATAGGGAGTGGAATCAGTTCCTGCCGTCCGGACTCACTCAAAGACCTGTCGCCCGAAGAGAGCCAGGTGTTTATTACCAACCGCGACCGCTCGGTCAATTTTGCCAATTACAAAACGTTCAGTTTGCCGGATTCGGTGATTGCGGTTTCCAACGATCAGTCGCAGGTTTCCAACACCGGCTTGGAGCCGACTTTCCTGAACCGACTGGCGCAGGAGCTGACCAGCCGGGGTTACCAGCGCGTAAACCGGCGGGCTAACGCCGATCTGGGTGTTGCGGTCATGCTGATCAACAACAGTTACGTGGGCGTTTCGTCGATGCCTTTTTCGCCGTATTACCTTGATTACTGGGGATACGGTGGCCTGGGGGGCTGGGGTGGCTTCGGCCCGTATTACCCGAACTACTATTCTTTTTACCAGGTTAGCGACACCTACTGGATGATTCAGCTGCTTGATCTGAAAAGCCCAAACACGGCTGATCAGGAGTTGAACGTAATCTGGCAGGCGCAGATTCGCGGTAGCGGTATTTTTGATGCCAACTCCGTCAATACCATCCTTAGCCGGGTTTTTGAACAATCATCTTACCTGCGGGCCAACCAATAACGGCTGGAGAAGAAGTTGCTAAGCATAATCAGGGATTTGAGCGGTACGCGCTGGCGGCATCTCTCATCTCTCTAATTCATCAAAGTCATGAACAAAAAGATCATATTGAGCATACTGGGCTTATTCTGGGCACTGGGAGCCGTTGCGCAGATAGGAGAAGACCCGGAAGATACGCAAAGAAGTTACGACAAGTCGCTGTACGACCGGTTTGTGTCGGGTCGGGTGACGGTTTTTTACGGGGCAGCATTGCCCATGGGTAGCCAGCAGAACTACATCGACAAAGTAGGAAATCGTAATTTTTCCGTTGCGGTTGAAGCCATGTTTCCGGGTCGTTTTTCGGTGGGTGGGCGCATCGGCCAGAACTACTTCCAGCAGCGGTTGCCCCGTCAGGTCTATTCGATGGACGACGGTTCCGAAATCTCCGCCGTTCAAACCCGTACCTTGACGGTTGTGCCCCTGCTGGCCATCGGTTCGGTGTACCTGAACGACATCAATTCAACCGT
This Larkinella insperata DNA region includes the following protein-coding sequences:
- the eboC gene encoding UbiA-like protein EboC (EboC, a homolog the polyprenyltransferase UbiA, belongs to system of proteins involved in the trafficking of precursor metabolites to an extracytoplasmic compartment so that the biosynthesis of certain natural products, such as scytonemin, can be completed.) gives rise to the protein MLLALLRLTRPANLITAIADVMAGMAIAGYFLILDADPAPVVWLCLSTVGLYGGGVVFNDVFDAELDAVERPERPIPSGQVSLGAATSLAVILLAIGIAAAWMVNPTAGWLAVAIAVASLVYDKFGKHNAILGPLNMGLCRGLNLALGISILPDQVFVWGALGLIPIIYIAAITMISRGEVHGGNTVTLRMAGLLYGLVIGCIGAIAQRKDQFGTAFPFLLLFGYFIFPPLWRAVREPAGPNIGMAVKAGVLSLIVMNAAWVAAFASFPLAMLVVCLLPLSRLLAKVFAVT
- a CDS encoding TatD family hydrolase, with translation MSFLDTVRGMKFFDMHVHMTSRTTDDYQAMADAGIVALIEPAFWLGQPRTGVDSFRDYFASLVGWERFRASQFGIRHYCTIGLNSKESNNEALAEQVMEILPLFIYKEGVVGVGEIGFDDQTPAEEKYYRAQLELAKEAGLPVQIHTPHRDKKQGTSRSMDIAIEHGLDPSMVIVDHNNEETVKEVLDRGFWAGFTIYPFTKMGNERMVEVVRQYGPERIMINSAADWGISDPLALPKTAALMKERGIADDTIRLVTFQNAVTAFAQSGQLNAEELEQPIDIDQSQRYNGSSVLRGGQAPRVDKSSTIIK
- a CDS encoding DUF4136 domain-containing protein, which gives rise to MKITFQILLWVSICVGIGSGISSCRPDSLKDLSPEESQVFITNRDRSVNFANYKTFSLPDSVIAVSNDQSQVSNTGLEPTFLNRLAQELTSRGYQRVNRRANADLGVAVMLINNSYVGVSSMPFSPYYLDYWGYGGLGGWGGFGPYYPNYYSFYQVSDTYWMIQLLDLKSPNTADQELNVIWQAQIRGSGIFDANSVNTILSRVFEQSSYLRANQ